Within Deltaproteobacteria bacterium, the genomic segment TTCGCTCCGGAGCCAGGGTTTCCCGTACTGCAAAAGCCAGGAAAACTACGGGACTTCCGCAAGTCGCTCCAAGGGATGATTACCCAATAATCCGTTACAATTAGCATATGATGCGGAGCTAACTCAATAGTCATATTTTCTGATATGAAAGATATTGACCTGGAGAGGCGTTGTAGCAGCCTGTTGAAAGGGGTATAAATGCAGAGAGTTAAAGGCTGGGAAAGGCAGGTGTCACTGTCTGGGATAATTCAAAAAGGGATGTCAAAAAAATCACGCAATGATGGCATGCCTGGGGTTGTATGTATTTGGTGTAGCATGATTCAGACAAAAGGAGATTTCCGTGGGTAACATCCATGACAAAATAATACTTGAGGCCGATGGCTCCATTTCTGTACCGGATTTGCCGATAATTCCCTGCATTGAAGGTGATGGTATAGGCCCTGATATCTGGAAGGCAGCCAGGCGCGTATTGGATGCCGCGGTGGAAAAGGCTTACGGAGGAAAGAGGAAGATCTTATGGAAAGAGGTCCTTGCAGGTGAAAAGGCCTATCGGCAGACCGGAAAATGGCTGCCGGCCGGGACACTGGAGGCCATAAAAGAGCATGTGGTTGCAATCAAGGGGCCGCTTACGACCCCGGTGGGTGAGGGGATAAGGAGTCTTAATGTCACCCTGAGACAGGAACTGGATCTGTATGCCTGCGTAAGGCCTGTCCGTTACTTCAAGGGGACTCCAAGCCCGGTTAAGAAGCCTGAAGATATGGACATGATCATCTTCCGCGAGAACACCGAAGACGTGTATGCAGGAATAGAATGGCCGGAGGGCAGCGAAGATGCCGGGAAACTCATCCGATTTCTGAAGGATGAAATGGGACAGGATATCAGGCCGGATTCAGGGATCGGAATAAAGCCCATCAGCCGCTTCGGGACCCAGCGTCTGGTCAGAAAGGCCATACGTCATGCCATCGATACGGGCAAGCCAAGCGTCACTCTGGTCCACAAGGGTAACATCATGAAGTATACTGAAGGGGCCTTTAAAAACTGGGGCTATGAGCTGGCAAAAACAGAGTTTCCGGAGAAGACGATCACAGAACAGGAGCTATGGAGCAACTACAATGGCAGGCAGCCGGATGGCAAGATCGTTATAAAGGACCGCATTGCAGATGCCATGTTCCAGCAAATCCTTCTGAGGCCCAGGGAATACAGCGTGCTGGCCCTGCCAAACCTTAACGGCGATTACATTTCCGATGCATGTGC encodes:
- a CDS encoding NADP-dependent isocitrate dehydrogenase (Converts isocitrate to alpha ketoglutarate), with the translated sequence MGNIHDKIILEADGSISVPDLPIIPCIEGDGIGPDIWKAARRVLDAAVEKAYGGKRKILWKEVLAGEKAYRQTGKWLPAGTLEAIKEHVVAIKGPLTTPVGEGIRSLNVTLRQELDLYACVRPVRYFKGTPSPVKKPEDMDMIIFRENTEDVYAGIEWPEGSEDAGKLIRFLKDEMGQDIRPDSGIGIKPISRFGTQRLVRKAIRHAIDTGKPSVTLVHKGNIMKYTEGAFKNWGYELAKTEFPEKTITEQELWSNYNGRQPDGKIVIKDRIADAMFQQILLRPREYSVLALPNLNGDYISDACAAQVGGLGMAPGANIGDGYALFEATHGTAPKYTGLDKVNPGSLILSGAMMLEYLGWKDAMAKIHSALEAAIARKRVTYDLARQIEGVTEVKCSEFASSIIESM